In one Bradyrhizobium cosmicum genomic region, the following are encoded:
- a CDS encoding fumarylacetoacetate hydrolase family protein, producing MRLVSYLLDGEPRYGAAVEGGVVDLTKRIGRDFSDVKALIAANALADAQEAAAGQKPDHALDKLVLLPPVLAPEKLWCIGVNYAERNAEYKDSSDLPKYPSLFVRSMSSMTGSGQPLEKPKVSEQLDYEGELVIVIGQGGRHIPREEAWSHIFGMTLCNEGTVRDWLRHGKFNVTQGKNFDRSGSIGPWIVTAEELDPRGPHDIITRVNGEVRQQDTTERLMFPFDYLISYLSTFATLKPGDMIVTGTPTGAGVRFDPPRWLKVGDVVEVESSRIGVLRNTVAAEQ from the coding sequence ATGCGACTCGTAAGCTATCTCTTGGACGGAGAGCCACGCTACGGCGCCGCCGTCGAAGGCGGTGTGGTTGATCTGACGAAGCGGATCGGCCGCGACTTCTCCGACGTGAAGGCGCTGATCGCGGCCAACGCGCTGGCCGATGCGCAGGAGGCGGCGGCCGGGCAGAAGCCCGACCACGCGCTGGACAAGCTCGTCCTGCTGCCGCCGGTGCTCGCTCCCGAAAAGCTCTGGTGCATCGGCGTCAATTACGCCGAGCGCAACGCGGAATATAAGGACAGCTCCGACCTGCCCAAATATCCCAGCCTGTTCGTGCGCAGCATGTCCTCGATGACAGGCTCCGGCCAGCCGCTGGAGAAGCCAAAGGTCTCCGAGCAGCTCGACTACGAGGGCGAGCTCGTCATCGTGATCGGTCAGGGCGGTCGCCACATCCCGCGCGAGGAAGCGTGGTCGCACATCTTCGGCATGACCCTGTGCAACGAGGGAACGGTCCGCGACTGGCTGCGCCACGGCAAGTTCAACGTCACGCAGGGCAAGAATTTCGATCGCTCCGGCAGCATCGGCCCGTGGATCGTGACGGCGGAAGAGCTCGATCCGCGCGGTCCCCACGACATCATCACGCGCGTCAACGGCGAGGTGCGGCAGCAGGACACGACCGAACGGCTGATGTTCCCGTTCGATTATCTGATCTCTTATCTCTCGACCTTCGCGACGCTGAAGCCCGGCGACATGATCGTGACGGGCACGCCGACGGGGGCCGGCGTTCGCTTCGATCCGCCGCGCTGGCTGAAGGTCGGTGACGTCGTCGAGGTCGAGTCGAGCCGCATCGGCGTGCTGCGCAACACCGTTGCTGCGGAGCAATAG
- a CDS encoding flavin reductase family protein — MRIDPTELGAERIYRLMTGIVVPRPIAWVTSLSRSSVLNLAPFSAFTFVSQKPPMLAISVGRKGANYKDTAHNILDTEEYVIHIADTPLMSAVHDSSVEHPPEVSEVEHLGLETLASERIKVPRLAAAPVAMECRFRQCLEFGDAKSRLIVGEVVMFHLRDGLVNDGKVETKALDPIARIGGPRYASLGEIVTLNTVFQTPKSKD, encoded by the coding sequence ATGCGGATCGACCCCACCGAGCTCGGCGCGGAGCGCATCTACCGGCTGATGACCGGCATCGTGGTGCCGCGCCCGATCGCCTGGGTGACGAGCCTGTCGCGCTCCAGCGTGCTCAACCTCGCGCCGTTCAGCGCCTTCACCTTCGTCTCGCAGAAGCCGCCGATGCTTGCCATCAGCGTCGGCCGCAAGGGCGCAAACTACAAAGACACCGCGCACAACATCCTCGATACAGAGGAATATGTGATCCATATCGCCGACACCCCGCTGATGTCCGCGGTGCACGACAGCTCCGTCGAGCATCCCCCTGAAGTCAGCGAGGTCGAGCATCTCGGGCTGGAGACGCTCGCGAGCGAGCGCATCAAGGTGCCGCGGCTGGCTGCAGCGCCGGTCGCGATGGAGTGCCGCTTCCGGCAGTGCCTCGAATTCGGCGATGCCAAGAGCCGGCTGATCGTCGGCGAGGTCGTGATGTTCCATCTGCGCGACGGTCTCGTGAACGACGGCAAGGTCGAGACCAAGGCGCTCGACCCGATCGCGCGTATCGGCGGACCGCGCTATGCCAGCCTCGGCGAGATCGTGACGCTGAACACCGTCTTCCAGACGCCCAAATCGAAAGACTGA
- a CDS encoding Bug family tripartite tricarboxylate transporter substrate binding protein yields the protein MRLIWIAIAAVTAMLAGSASAQQWPARSVKLIVPYPAGGNVDSAARIVADKLQEKLGQPFIIENKAGAGGMIAGEAFAKSAPDGYTLFVGANGPVLFATEINKREAYNWKKDFMPISTISMTPLVLEVHPSVQANTFKEFIELAKRDPGKLTMASPGPGTTNHLLSELMQSSLELQWVTAHYRGNAPAINDLLGGQVQFAFDQLTVSLQHIKAGLFRALAVTSPHRLKSLPDVPTFAELGYKDFDGQTFTGLFAPAGTPAPVIDKLHETLVAILKDPGVVDKFEKLGGEAVAMTPGEFKAYLEREDAKWIPVVRKANIKAD from the coding sequence ATGAGATTAATCTGGATTGCCATCGCCGCTGTCACTGCGATGCTGGCTGGGTCCGCTTCGGCCCAGCAATGGCCGGCGCGCAGCGTCAAGCTGATCGTGCCTTATCCGGCCGGCGGCAATGTCGACAGCGCGGCGCGCATCGTCGCCGACAAGCTCCAGGAAAAGCTCGGCCAGCCCTTCATCATCGAGAACAAGGCCGGCGCCGGCGGCATGATCGCGGGCGAAGCCTTCGCCAAGTCGGCGCCCGACGGCTACACGCTGTTCGTCGGCGCCAACGGCCCGGTGCTGTTTGCGACCGAGATCAACAAGCGCGAAGCCTATAACTGGAAAAAGGACTTCATGCCGATCTCGACGATCTCGATGACGCCGCTGGTGCTCGAGGTCCATCCGTCGGTGCAGGCCAACACTTTCAAAGAATTCATCGAGCTCGCCAAGCGCGACCCCGGCAAGCTGACCATGGCCTCGCCGGGCCCCGGCACCACCAACCATCTGCTCAGCGAGCTGATGCAGTCTAGCCTCGAGCTGCAATGGGTCACCGCGCACTACCGCGGCAACGCGCCTGCGATCAACGATCTGCTCGGCGGCCAGGTGCAGTTTGCATTCGACCAGCTCACGGTCAGCCTGCAGCACATCAAGGCCGGCCTGTTCCGCGCACTCGCCGTCACCAGTCCGCACCGCCTGAAGTCGCTGCCTGACGTCCCGACCTTCGCCGAGCTCGGCTACAAGGACTTTGATGGTCAGACCTTCACCGGCCTGTTCGCGCCCGCGGGCACGCCGGCGCCTGTCATCGACAAGCTGCACGAGACGCTGGTCGCGATCCTGAAAGACCCCGGCGTGGTCGACAAGTTCGAGAAGCTCGGCGGCGAAGCCGTCGCGATGACGCCGGGCGAGTTCAAGGCCTATCTCGAGCGCGAGGACGCCAAGTGGATCCCGGTCGTGCGCAAGGCCAACATCAAGGCTGATTGA